Genomic DNA from Filimonas effusa:
CAGGTGGTTATTCCTGTTATAAATAAAGAAGGCACATGCAGCAGCAGCGCTTCCTGCTATCATCCATCCAGCCAAACGCATCGGTAGGGTCCGGTTCTTTTTTCTGGAAGATGTAGGCGCTGGTACACGGCCTGCTAACCGTTCAAGATGTCTGCTGAATGCCGTATCTGCATCCGGAATCGATGAAACAGGTGATTGGAAATGATAAGTTTGACGGATGCGAACCAATTCCGCTTCCATTTCCGGGTATTGTATCAATATTTCATTTAGCTCCTGTTGTTCTGCTTCTGTAGCCTGGTTGTCCAGGACCAGCATGGCAAGTAGCTGCAATCTTTCTTGAAGCAAGTTCATACATACAAGACACAAAAAGCAGGACAGGAATACCAAAGAGAAATAAAAAAAAGATAATTTAATTTTTGTCCCTGAAAATAGGCGACGTTAATTGTAAGGCGGGCAGGGAGTTAAGTAGTTTTTTAATACCGATGGATATCTGGTTTCGCACGGTGGGAAGCGATAATTCCAGTACATCCGCTGTTTCCTGGTAGGAGAGTCCTTCTATTTTTACCAGTTGAAAAATAATACGGCACTGCGGAGGAAGGCTGTTGATAGCCTGGTTGATACGCCGTACCGATTCTCCCGATATGAAAATATCTTCAGGATGCCGCCAGGTAATACTGGCATCGAACGCAAAACTATCGATGGTGTATTCAACCTGCTTATCGCTCCGGGTGACCTGGTTGATAGAGTAGTTTTTGGTTAATGTAAACAGGTAAGCCTTCAGGTTTTCTATTTTATGAAGCTGGGATGCCATTTCCCAAACCTTGATAAATGTGTCGGACACAACTTCCTCCGCAGCCTGGTAATTCTTTGTAAATGAATAACTAAAACGGAAAAGAGAGGGAAATAATAGTTTATATAAAGACTCGTAAGCCTTCATGTCATTATGATAAGCAATTCGTTCTTGTAGTTCCTTAATATAGGTAAGAGTATTCATCAGGCCGCATGTGAAACTAAAGATAGGGTATTTTTTG
This window encodes:
- a CDS encoding RNA polymerase sigma factor, producing MNTLTYIKELQERIAYHNDMKAYESLYKLLFPSLFRFSYSFTKNYQAAEEVVSDTFIKVWEMASQLHKIENLKAYLFTLTKNYSINQVTRSDKQVEYTIDSFAFDASITWRHPEDIFISGESVRRINQAINSLPPQCRIIFQLVKIEGLSYQETADVLELSLPTVRNQISIGIKKLLNSLPALQLTSPIFRDKN